In one Neobacillus sp. CF12 genomic region, the following are encoded:
- a CDS encoding MalY/PatB family protein, whose protein sequence is MKYNFDEIVNRRGTYSIKWDGGELIKKMGLTDRYDEDTIPLFTADMDLPVPQPLIDALHKTVDHRIFGYSVFPDEYFEAVQHWFKNRHDWEFKKEEIVYSPGTVHALNVAVRALTQPGDGVIIQRPVYPPFTSSINANGRTLLNNALIADEEGYYSIDFEDFEAKAKDEMTKMFILCNPHNPTGRVFNEEELRKLASICVENNVLIVADEIHGDIIRRDQSFTPIAKVAPEYNDHIITFTAINKTFNLAGLHCTNVIITNPELRKTYFGVMGMHLPSPFTVSALLSVYHDGEDWLEQLNEYIDGTMEWAVEFLAEKMPKVKVRIPEGTYIMWLDFSGYGISPDEVHDRIYNKANVLLEDGKMFGEEGLHHQRICIPSPRPMIKEAFERIAREFEDLK, encoded by the coding sequence ATGAAATATAACTTTGACGAAATTGTAAATCGGAGAGGGACCTACTCCATAAAATGGGATGGAGGAGAGTTGATTAAAAAAATGGGCTTGACGGATCGATATGATGAAGACACTATCCCATTATTTACAGCTGACATGGATTTACCAGTGCCCCAACCATTAATAGACGCCTTACATAAAACCGTTGATCACCGGATTTTTGGTTATTCTGTATTCCCTGATGAGTATTTTGAAGCGGTGCAACATTGGTTTAAAAATAGACATGATTGGGAGTTCAAAAAGGAAGAAATCGTGTATAGTCCAGGAACAGTCCATGCGTTGAATGTAGCGGTAAGGGCATTAACTCAACCAGGGGATGGGGTGATCATTCAACGACCTGTATATCCTCCTTTTACTTCTTCCATAAATGCCAATGGCAGAACGCTGTTGAATAATGCACTTATCGCTGATGAGGAAGGCTATTATTCGATTGATTTTGAGGATTTCGAAGCAAAAGCAAAAGATGAAATGACAAAAATGTTCATTTTATGTAATCCACATAATCCAACAGGAAGAGTTTTTAATGAAGAAGAACTAAGAAAACTTGCTTCTATTTGTGTGGAAAATAATGTCCTGATTGTAGCAGATGAAATTCATGGAGATATCATTCGCCGTGATCAATCGTTTACTCCAATCGCCAAAGTAGCTCCAGAATACAATGATCATATTATTACGTTTACAGCGATTAATAAAACCTTTAATTTGGCTGGACTTCACTGTACGAATGTCATTATTACGAACCCGGAATTGAGAAAAACTTATTTTGGTGTAATGGGTATGCATTTGCCATCACCATTTACCGTTTCAGCTCTCCTTTCGGTTTATCATGATGGAGAAGATTGGCTTGAGCAGTTGAATGAATATATCGATGGCACGATGGAGTGGGCAGTGGAGTTTTTAGCAGAAAAGATGCCAAAAGTGAAGGTTAGAATACCAGAGGGAACTTACATCATGTGGCTGGACTTTAGTGGTTACGGAATTTCACCTGACGAAGTTCATGACCGAATCTATAACAAGGCCAATGTCTTATTGGAAGATGGAAAAATGTTCGGGGAAGAAGGCTTGCACCATCAAAGAATCTGTATACCATCACCAAGACCCATGATCAAAGAAGCTTTCGAGAGAATCGCGAGAGAATTTGAAGATTTAAAATAG
- a CDS encoding sulfate ABC transporter ATP-binding protein, producing MGITIKEVSKDFGTFAAVKNVNLEIPTGDFVALLGPSGSGKTTLLRLIAGLEGLDSGGIYFNDIEYTNKSIKERNVGFVFQNYALFKHMTIFDNIAFGLKVRPRKTRPSKNEITEKVTELLKLVKLDHLANRYPAQLSGGQRQRIALARALAIEPEVLLLDEPFGALDAKVRQELRHWLREIHQKLNITTIFVTHDQEEALEMADTVVVMNQGEIEQIGSPEEIYQKPKSAFVYSFLGRVNEFRDSEDFVESVSYIRPHEILLRKISQGNSIVSEVSHIHIIGSTVRIELRRKDTNDLFEAEMSIDQYQNMSPVKKGDILYAEFKNIVQFHSEKKITHAAGKSGIRNTLKSKLI from the coding sequence ATGGGAATAACGATTAAGGAAGTATCAAAGGATTTTGGAACTTTTGCAGCTGTCAAAAATGTCAATCTTGAAATTCCAACCGGAGATTTTGTTGCATTACTAGGACCATCGGGTTCGGGTAAAACAACTCTCCTACGGCTTATTGCAGGTTTAGAGGGATTGGATTCAGGAGGAATCTACTTTAATGACATAGAGTACACCAATAAAAGTATTAAAGAACGGAATGTAGGATTTGTTTTTCAAAATTATGCGTTGTTCAAGCATATGACTATTTTTGATAATATTGCTTTTGGTTTAAAGGTAAGACCACGGAAAACACGTCCATCTAAAAATGAAATAACCGAGAAAGTAACGGAATTGTTGAAGTTGGTAAAATTAGATCATCTTGCCAATCGTTATCCTGCACAACTTTCAGGAGGACAAAGACAGCGGATTGCGTTGGCAAGGGCTCTTGCTATAGAACCGGAAGTTTTACTTCTTGACGAACCATTTGGTGCACTAGATGCCAAGGTGCGTCAGGAACTGCGCCATTGGTTAAGAGAAATTCATCAAAAGCTTAATATCACTACTATTTTTGTTACGCATGACCAGGAGGAGGCCCTCGAAATGGCTGATACCGTTGTGGTGATGAATCAGGGTGAAATAGAACAGATTGGCTCTCCTGAGGAGATATATCAGAAGCCTAAGAGCGCATTTGTTTATAGCTTTTTAGGTAGAGTGAACGAATTCCGAGATTCAGAGGATTTTGTGGAGAGCGTCAGTTATATAAGGCCACATGAAATACTTCTTCGGAAAATTTCACAAGGGAACAGCATCGTATCAGAAGTTTCACACATTCATATAATCGGTTCCACGGTAAGGATTGAATTAAGAAGGAAGGATACAAATGATTTATTTGAAGCAGAAATGAGTATCGATCAGTATCAAAATATGAGCCCAGTAAAAAAGGGAGATATTCTTTATGCTGAGTTTAAAAACATTGTACAATTTCATTCGGAAAAAAAAATAACCCATGCAGCAGGAAAAAGTGGGATTAGAAATACACTAAAAAGCAAATTAATATAG
- the cysW gene encoding sulfate ABC transporter permease subunit CysW, protein MDVRDTTLHTKNVKTTFQPGLVTKWLLITIALGFLGIFILVPLIAVFSEGLNKGIQLYIAALTEPDALSAIKLTLITAAITIPVNTIFGVFAAWAITKFEFRGKNILITLIDIPFAVSPVIAGLVFVLVFGSQGVLGPFLEANNIKIIFGVPGIILATIFVTFPFVVRELLPIMQEQGTEEEQAAITLGASGWQMFFRVTLPNIKWGLLYGVILCNARAMGEFGAVSVVSGHIRGLTNTIPLHVEILYNEYNFTAAFAVASLLALLALLTLILKSFVEWKTSKH, encoded by the coding sequence ATGGACGTTCGAGATACAACCCTTCATACCAAAAATGTAAAAACTACTTTCCAGCCGGGATTGGTAACAAAATGGCTCCTGATTACGATTGCCCTTGGCTTCTTAGGGATCTTTATTTTGGTACCGTTAATCGCTGTTTTCTCTGAAGGTTTGAATAAGGGAATTCAGTTATATATTGCTGCTTTGACAGAGCCTGATGCCTTATCGGCCATTAAATTAACGTTGATTACTGCAGCGATTACCATACCTGTTAATACAATTTTTGGGGTGTTTGCTGCTTGGGCAATCACAAAATTTGAATTCAGGGGTAAGAATATATTAATTACGTTAATTGATATCCCTTTTGCTGTTTCACCGGTTATTGCAGGACTCGTTTTTGTTCTAGTGTTTGGTTCGCAAGGTGTACTGGGTCCGTTTTTAGAGGCGAATAATATCAAGATTATTTTTGGAGTACCTGGCATTATTTTAGCTACTATATTTGTCACTTTTCCATTTGTAGTGAGAGAATTACTGCCCATCATGCAGGAACAAGGGACAGAGGAGGAACAGGCTGCGATTACGCTCGGAGCAAGTGGCTGGCAAATGTTCTTTCGCGTTACCTTACCCAACATTAAATGGGGTTTGCTCTATGGTGTCATTCTTTGTAATGCGCGTGCCATGGGAGAATTCGGTGCGGTATCTGTTGTTTCAGGACATATTAGAGGATTAACCAATACCATTCCGCTACATGTTGAAATCTTGTATAACGAATACAATTTCACAGCAGCCTTTGCTGTTGCCTCTTTACTGGCGCTGCTGGCTTTGCTGACATTAATTTTAAAAAGTTTTGTGGAGTGGAAAACAAGCAAACACTAA
- a CDS encoding NAD-dependent protein deacylase — protein MESSMLQTCTNLIKNAQNIVVLTGAGISTESGIKDFRSQTGLYQTSPEYILSLDNFYHNPKGFYQFAFENLYHPQALPNTGHKILAQWEKDGRVSHIITQNIDALHQKAGSKKVIEFHGTMKTATCQNCRKSYTAEEMIIRRNTMDDFYICDHCHTQNRKDRYIKPDVVLFGDTGEWFTIDGFNEIINIIHQADCILVLGTSLKVTPFSTFPQYRRDDIPLIIVNKGDSPYDNTKDSYVIHDSIGETLTKINSSFHPPFA, from the coding sequence ATGGAGAGCAGCATGCTTCAAACCTGCACGAACCTGATAAAAAATGCCCAAAACATTGTTGTCCTGACAGGCGCAGGTATAAGTACAGAATCAGGAATCAAGGATTTTCGTTCACAAACGGGACTATATCAGACATCACCGGAATATATCCTGTCACTAGACAATTTTTATCATAACCCAAAGGGATTTTACCAGTTTGCCTTTGAAAATCTTTACCATCCCCAAGCACTCCCAAATACTGGCCACAAGATACTTGCCCAATGGGAGAAAGATGGCAGGGTTAGCCACATCATCACACAAAATATTGATGCTCTCCATCAAAAAGCGGGATCTAAAAAGGTAATTGAATTTCATGGGACGATGAAAACAGCTACCTGCCAAAATTGCCGAAAATCCTATACGGCCGAAGAAATGATTATCAGACGAAACACCATGGACGACTTTTATATCTGCGACCATTGCCATACACAAAATAGGAAAGATCGATATATTAAACCCGATGTAGTCCTGTTTGGAGATACTGGAGAATGGTTTACCATCGACGGTTTCAACGAGATTATTAACATCATCCATCAGGCTGATTGTATCTTGGTGTTAGGAACCAGTTTGAAGGTTACTCCCTTCTCCACATTCCCGCAATATAGGAGAGATGATATCCCTTTGATTATTGTAAATAAGGGAGATTCACCCTACGATAATACCAAGGACTCTTATGTTATTCATGACTCCATCGGTGAAACATTAACTAAAATTAATAGTAGTTTCCATCCACCATTTGCATAA
- a CDS encoding acyl-CoA dehydrogenase family protein → MKALQIPVVKLPKETEDLRREIRQFLNEEIESGGFEPKCDTWLSGFSEEFSRKMGSRGWIGMTWPKKYGGHERSTIERYVVTEEMLAAGAPVSAHWIADRQTGPLLLKFGKESQKQYFLPDIAKGECYFSIGLSEPNAGSDLAAIQSRAVKVENGWILNGSKIWTSGAHHAHYMITLCRTSPMDTTNRHAGMSQLLVDLSAPGVTIRPIHLMTGEHHFNEVFFEDVFIPNEMVVGEIGNGWAQGMAELAYERSGPERILSTFPLLNELSSILLKNEDDDGLNKVSRLISRLWTLRNMSLGIAQQIERGIPSTIIASLVKDMGTQFEQEVAEITRLLVSVIPSTDSPSRLERMLAQSILQSPGFSLRGGTTEILRGIVAKGVIGK, encoded by the coding sequence ATGAAAGCGCTACAAATACCAGTTGTTAAACTTCCTAAAGAAACAGAAGATTTGAGAAGAGAAATCCGACAATTTTTAAATGAAGAGATAGAATCTGGGGGTTTTGAACCAAAGTGTGATACCTGGCTAAGCGGGTTTTCGGAAGAGTTTTCTAGAAAAATGGGGAGTCGAGGATGGATAGGAATGACATGGCCGAAAAAATATGGCGGGCATGAGCGTTCGACAATTGAAAGATATGTTGTCACGGAGGAAATGCTTGCGGCAGGTGCTCCAGTTTCCGCGCATTGGATTGCTGATCGCCAGACTGGACCCCTCCTGCTTAAATTTGGGAAGGAGAGCCAAAAGCAATACTTTTTACCTGATATTGCAAAAGGAGAATGCTATTTCTCAATCGGCCTAAGTGAACCAAATGCTGGATCTGACTTGGCTGCCATTCAATCAAGGGCTGTAAAGGTTGAAAACGGATGGATCTTAAATGGAAGTAAAATTTGGACTAGCGGTGCTCATCACGCCCACTATATGATTACCCTTTGCCGTACGTCTCCAATGGATACCACGAATCGTCATGCAGGGATGAGCCAATTACTTGTAGATTTATCAGCCCCAGGAGTCACGATTCGACCCATCCATTTAATGACAGGAGAGCATCATTTTAATGAAGTGTTTTTTGAAGATGTGTTTATTCCAAATGAAATGGTGGTTGGAGAAATCGGTAATGGATGGGCGCAAGGGATGGCGGAGTTAGCTTATGAAAGAAGTGGACCTGAGCGTATCCTAAGCACATTTCCGTTATTAAATGAACTATCTTCCATTCTGCTGAAAAACGAGGATGATGATGGATTAAACAAAGTTAGCAGGCTGATTTCTCGATTATGGACCCTCCGAAATATGTCACTGGGTATCGCCCAGCAAATAGAAAGGGGGATCCCTTCAACAATTATTGCCTCATTGGTGAAAGATATGGGAACACAATTTGAGCAGGAAGTTGCGGAGATTACTAGATTACTCGTATCCGTTATTCCATCCACCGACTCCCCGTCACGTCTTGAAAGAATGCTTGCTCAGTCCATTCTACAGTCACCAGGATTTTCTTTACGCGGTGGAACTACTGAAATCTTACGGGGGATCGTGGCAAAGGGGGTTATCGGAAAATGA
- the cysT gene encoding sulfate ABC transporter permease subunit CysT, giving the protein MAANKKQHRVLPGFGLSMGYTLIYLSLIILIPIAVLFLKASTISLAEFWETVTEARVVASYKLTIYTSFIAAFVNAIFGTLIAWVLVRYDFYGKRIIDALVDLPFALPTAVAGIALTTIYAPNGWIGQYFETMGIKVAYTPLGIMIALTFIGLPFVVRSVQPVLQDLDQQYEEAAATLGANSLQIFVKIIFPAIFPAILTGFALAFARALGEYGSVVFISGNMPMKTEIVPLLIITKLEQFNYAGAAAIAVVMLVFSFVLLFLINFWQWKTTKKYQVS; this is encoded by the coding sequence GTGGCAGCTAATAAAAAGCAACATCGTGTTTTGCCGGGTTTTGGTCTATCTATGGGGTACACACTGATTTATCTAAGCCTAATCATTTTGATTCCGATTGCCGTCCTATTTTTAAAAGCATCGACAATCAGCCTCGCAGAATTTTGGGAGACCGTAACCGAGGCAAGAGTCGTTGCTTCTTATAAATTGACGATCTATACATCCTTCATAGCAGCCTTTGTTAATGCCATTTTTGGGACACTTATTGCATGGGTTTTAGTACGATATGATTTTTATGGAAAACGAATCATTGATGCACTAGTCGACTTGCCTTTTGCTTTGCCAACCGCGGTTGCAGGGATCGCTCTTACCACCATCTATGCACCGAATGGATGGATAGGGCAATACTTTGAAACCATGGGAATTAAAGTTGCTTATACACCACTCGGTATCATGATAGCCTTAACGTTTATCGGGCTTCCCTTTGTTGTCCGGTCAGTCCAGCCAGTATTGCAAGATTTGGATCAGCAATATGAAGAGGCTGCGGCAACCCTGGGTGCCAATTCTCTGCAGATTTTTGTAAAGATTATCTTTCCAGCCATTTTCCCAGCCATCTTAACAGGCTTTGCCCTTGCGTTTGCAAGGGCTTTGGGGGAATATGGCTCCGTTGTTTTCATCTCCGGCAATATGCCAATGAAAACGGAAATTGTCCCATTGCTAATTATAACAAAATTAGAGCAATTCAATTATGCAGGTGCCGCTGCTATCGCCGTTGTGATGCTGGTATTTTCATTCGTTTTATTGTTCTTGATCAATTTCTGGCAATGGAAAACAACGAAAAAATATCAAGTAAGCTAG